Part of the Halarsenatibacter silvermanii genome is shown below.
CCAGCCCGTGGCTGCTATGAGAATATCTCCCTTTCTTAATTCCCCTCTATTCCTGATATCTGCAGCTGTTATTTCAGCTTCGGGACCGCGATCCATAAATTTCATCAGCACTCCCGTCCCTATAAATTTATTCACCGGAATTTCATCCAGTTTTTGCCCTTCGGGAATAAAATGAAAAGGGGCATCAATATGGGTTCCGGTATGAGAAGAAAATTTAAAACAGGAAGCAGCACATCTTCCATCCTGATGAGTTTGGGTTCTCTTAATTTCGGTATCATGATGATAATCCGCAGGAAAACTATTCATCTCATCGTAAATAGACAGGGTAGCATCGACGAATTTGCTCAAAATCTATTCCTCCTTTTCTTCTGCAGTCCGATTTACAATCTGCAGCTTTAGTAAATGATGGCTATTTTAAATTTTCTGCAGCGAAAGAAATTTTCCTTTCTGACAGCCCGATTAATTAAATCTTCTTATCAATTCAAGCTCTTTCAACAGGCTCTTTCAATAAGATAAATTCCTGTGAGGGCCAGTACTATTACCCCGGCTTCAACGGTGAACCCCCACTGCCAGCTCAGTTCAATTCTTTCAAAACTATTCCAGTGACTTATGAAAATTCTACCCGACATAATATCAGTATGATCAACCAGCAGATGTTCTATATCTGGAGCTGCAGCAGCAAGCCCGGCAATCAGCACCGGCTTCTTAAAATCAACCAATTTTATCATCAGAAGCATAATTAAAACTGCTCCAGTCAGATCGATAAGGCGGAGATGAAGATCAAAAGTATAGCCTATTTGCGGCAGAAAATCCAGCAGGATATGGCTGCCAGCCGCCAGCAAAATCGTTAAAGTCCACTCGCGGCCGCTGCCCGGATTTATCAATCTCCCCAGAAAACCGCCGGCAGCAGTGTGAGCAGCTACAATCATTTTTTATTCCTCAGCTTTCAAAAGGATTAATTTTTTATCAAAACCGCCGCGCTCTTTTTTCTTCTCCATTCTTAAATCCTCCAATTTTTCCATATTCAATCCGTGCTGGTCCGCCAGAGCAGCTACAACTTCCAGAATATCAATCAGTTCTTCAACTTCTTCTTCCTGTAAATACTCTTCCACTTCTTCCTGCAGTTTTTTTTGAAGTGCCTGAAAAAATTCTTCACCTTCGACTTTTTTTACTTCGTATTCTTTCTCCGCATTTTCTATAATTTCAGGTATGTGATTTCTGATCAATTTGTTGTACTCTTTCATTTCTAATCAACCTCCTTCCCTAAAATATACTCAGAAAATAAACCCTCCCAGAAGGCGAGCGGGAGGGCCTGCACACATCCAGAAATATTATTATTCCTCTATCCACTAATATAGGAATTCAATTCCGATTTTTTTCAGCCCTGTTTTTTCTCAGGAATAATTAAATTGAGCGCCATTGCTAGAATTGCACCTACCGCCACACCAGATGAAAGCATGGTGGAAAGAATCTGGGGCAGCTGTTCAACCGCATCGGGATGATAGGTGATCCCCAGGCCGAAACTCAAACTAATGGAAAATATAAAAATCTTCCGATCGTTAAGCCCGTTACGGGTTGCTATATTAATACCGGCCACTGCCACCATG
Proteins encoded:
- a CDS encoding cyclase family protein, whose product is MSKFVDATLSIYDEMNSFPADYHHDTEIKRTQTHQDGRCAASCFKFSSHTGTHIDAPFHFIPEGQKLDEIPVNKFIGTGVLMKFMDRGPEAEITAADIRNRGELRKGDILIAATGWSDEHFGEKSYFQKNPYLSSEAAEMMVEEEITAVGIDAPTLDSSRNLQQDKAPVHKSLLGNGIYAIESLTNLAAVPEGRIKVYALPLKIKDGDGAQARVVIEY
- a CDS encoding nucleoside triphosphate pyrophosphohydrolase; protein product: MKEYNKLIRNHIPEIIENAEKEYEVKKVEGEEFFQALQKKLQEEVEEYLQEEEVEELIDILEVVAALADQHGLNMEKLEDLRMEKKKERGGFDKKLILLKAEE